Within Pempheris klunzingeri isolate RE-2024b chromosome 24, fPemKlu1.hap1, whole genome shotgun sequence, the genomic segment GAGCACAGTCGTTCCAAAGAAAGACATTTATTCCACATCCAATGTcaacaataaacaaataatttgcAATTTACAGTCATATGTTGCATTTACAGAAGTTTTAAAAGGAGATACAAAGTGTTTTCTGGTGAACGAGTAAATGAGTTCCTGCACAGAACTTAATAATTTAGGTTCAAgcatgattttcattttttattccaTTAGAATTAAGAACTACAGTCATTGTTATATCAACTCTTGCCCTATCCAGGCATCTGGACGCACATTTACTGGAAAAAAGCCAAAAGAAAAGGTTTGAATGCTTTTATTCACTATAAACCTTCGGTTTTTTAACTATCTGCTCCCAATAAAGACACTACACATATTTAAACTTTAATATTATTGGCTGTTTTTCCAGTTTACAATCCATCTCTATTTAGGTTTCATGTCAGCACCTCAGACTTTATTTTCCACCCACATGCATTTCCCTGTAGAGCACTTGTGCTATAGATTGTAAATGTATTGACTGGTGAATAAATTATTGCAGCGCCCtgccactcacactcacagcaaGTACACTGTACTTCAACAGCTTATAGGAAATTTAGCCACGTGTGAAGAATCAAACATCTAACCTTCATCGACTCGTACGCTCACAGGAAGAGGAGTCCTTATAGTATAATTTCTGGTGATGATGTTACTTCTCTAAAAAGGGTTATTTCTGTCCATCTTGCTCTGGGGGTTTGTGTTTTATGAGAAGCACACAGGGCCGATGTCCAGGCCGAACTCCTGATCAGCCTTTCCAATGTCCATGGGGGCCAAATCCACGACGGGCAGCCTGGCCGCAGTTTGAGTCCTGTACTCAATCACAGTCTTGCTCCAGTCTCCGTTTGATTTCTGAGGGGAAAATAAGCCAGAATAAATCAGTGGCACTGTCTTCTAAACACTTTTCGGCAGATCTAGATATTCTGTCGATGGCTTACCGAACAGCCGTCCTCGATGACGGTGTATCGGAGGCGGTTGTTGCCTTGCGCTCTCAGCTCCTGGCCGTTGAAGCCTCTGAGGACCAGAGCTTTCTTCAGGTTGCTGCTCTTGCTGTCTTTATAAGCCATGCTGTTCCTGCAGTGGTAGGTGATGTTCTGGTGCGACTCTTTGgacaaaagctgcagcagcttcagctgaaCCGCTACTGCGTTTGGCTGCTCCTCCTTATTTCCATAGCCGAACTGAAATGAGATGCCAATTTGACATGACTATTTCATCTAGAGCATGCAAGGATTTCCACTTCTAGATACTCTTTGTCTTTACTAAACACAGAAAACGTTAAAGCTTCCACAAAATGCATGTGTCTTGATCCCTTACTCTAGTTCCACTGTTCATGTCAGCTCCAAACCAGATGGGCTTGTTGGGGCTGGGACTGGATTTCGTCCACCAGGCTTTGTTGGGAATGTTGGCTGGGTTGGCAGAGATGCAGGTTTCACCACTTTCCATATTACAGAAGACCCTGATGGCATCTTTTGTGCTTCCTTGATTTGGATCGAGCCAGTACTCGCCTGTGTCAAAGGAATTTAATCAGAAGGTTTTTGTATGCAAGTGGTGATAAAAATAGAGTCTGAATGAGTAGAAAACTGAAGAAAACCTCACCGCTCATTTTCTGAGGGTAGCACTGCTTGATGTCCTGGCAGGTTTTCGCAGGGTTCATCTTGCTGCCATCAGGACTGCGGAGGTTTTGCAGATGTCCACTGAGGGTCTTCAGGCTGGCGTGGACTCCGGTGTCTGCACGCAGGACGGCCTCGTTCTTATTGGGAAGGGCTTCATCTTTGTTAATttcaggaagtggaggaggatcAACAGCCACATCATCCTCAACGAATTCCACGGCTTCTGGCACACCACCGTTCCCTTCATAATCGTAAGAGGCAACAAAAAGGTTTTCCACAGCTGCGGTGGGAGGTCCGGGAGGGCCTGGAGGGCCGGGAGGTCCAGGTTCACCATGTGGACCCtgatgaaattaaacatttttttatgtctAAATTCTCCAACACAACCAGATCAAAATATCTTAACAACTCAAGATTGCAGTGAAATTTGAACAGGATACTTGTGTCGTATGATCTTGTTGACTCCTGATCTTTTGTCACAGGAAATATCAAAACTTTAAAGGACAAATTGCCTTCAAACTTAATGAGAACATTCCTTCTCCTCCATTTTGGACTCCGCCATGAGCTTTTCCCTTAGTGCCAACTACAGGCCACAATGTCAACTTTACATACAACATATCTCCACCTTTAAAGATCATTTCACAATAGGCTAGGGACAATCATGGCTCTAAGGAGATTAACATTTTGCAATTTGATTGCTTTCCTTGAGCACCATTGTTAGTCAGACTCACAACACCAACATCATTATCTTATCGTTATGGCTACATTTAACTTGGAGACATTTTTTAAGGCTGTATATTGATATACTGACTATACTTACTACTGTATGTTGGCCCGGTCACGCCTATAATTTTGTGTGTAAGTTTTACTGATATCACAATATTGTTCTCGGGATAACACCAATAAACTGAttgtttgaaatatgaaaaagtaaaactgtAATCTTGTGTCACCTGTGCCCCGATGTCCCCACTGGAGCCTCTGCTTCCAGGAGCGCCCATTGGTCCAGGCTGACCGatgtttccttcctttcctgAAGGACCCACCACTCCTGGAGGACCCTGTGTGGTAAAGcaatgagagaaaatgaggcAGAGCTGAACGTTTTTATCTGGTTTCATGTCTTCTGTTCCGATCATTAGACTGATTGTGAGTTTCACAGCATGCTGCTTGTACACTCACCCTCTGCCCAGCTGGTCCAACAATACCTATAGCTCCTGGCTCCCCTGTGGCGccctgaaacagagaaaaataacattttaacatcTCATACCATCAGTGGTCATGATTTTAGTGTTAAAAAACATCAGTAATACCAGCATACAGTAGGTCTTACCAGATTAGATACTGCAAATGCACTTTAATTGAATTCTGATGTGTGTATCCACGCAGGAACTGACAAATATCACTCTAATTTTACACTAATTCTTTAACATTAGCATTGGCCACATCTGACATGTCTaaagaggtaaagtaaagtattTATTGTCGCTTACTGTTGTTCCTGGTAAACCGTGGAGTCCAGTGAAACCTCTGTGTCCCTTCTGACCCCTCTCTCCCTGATCTCCAGGGActcctttctctccttgtgGTCCTTGAGGTCCCTAAGATTACCCACACAGGGTCACAATTCAACATGTCATTGGAAAACACAATgttttacaatgaaaataagAACCAATTTGTTTTAgttgttgattttaaaatgctgaATTGCTGCTTTTGGTTATCAACAAGGtggaaaatagttttttcaTGCTTACCGCTTTTCCCCGTACTCCAGGTTGTCCTGGGGGTCCAGCTGAGCCTTTTGCACCCTAAACTCAAAAAGGTAAAGAGACATTAGCAACTTTACAACAACCGACCAACTTTACAGGCGTAGTAATATGTGATACAGACACATATCACATAGATTTAAGCTCACGTTGTCGCCTTGTTGTCCTGGACCGCCTGTCAGTCCCACAGGACCCTCAGTTCCTGGAGACCCTTGAGAACCAGCCAGACCCTCTGAACCAGGATTACCCCTGTCTCCctgcaaacacattcacacactagTGGTTAGTACACACAGCTGGATGCATGACATCCAGTCcagaacttaaaaaaaaaagacaaagaaaaacacacaccatgaaTTTAATCTTACCCTTTCTCCTACGAGACCGTCTTTACCAGGAGACCCCTCTGCTCCAGCTATACCCTGAATTGACACAGATTACAACATGATGAACTTCCTATGAGAAGATCTGAAGTACAGAAGATCAAAATATACAAAGCTGAATCATCATTTGATATCTCCCTTTTCTTATTTCcattcttttatttaatcttcACAATTTTGTTTGTAGCTAAACGTTAGCACCAACACTTCCTGTTATACATAACACATACAAACCTCAGGGCCGGCGTCTCCTCTTGGTCCAGTGGCTCCTGGTAAACCAACTCCACCAGCGGGCCCTGCAACACCCTGAACTCCAGAAGTCCCATCTTTTCCAGGTGGACCCTGAGAAACAAATAAGCATAAAGTTGAGATAAGTTTAAAAACATGACCAACACCCAAACCTTGTAGCAACAACTGAGCAGGAATACTTACAGCAGGACCTGGCAGTCCCTgcatgcctctctctcctctcagtccAGGCTGACCCACGACTCCTCGCTGCCCTGCGGCGCCAGCAGGTCCTGGAGGCCCATCAGGCCcctgacagagaaacacaagagcAGACAAGCAATCAAAAGAGGATTTATTTGTGCATAGCTACTTTAATGGACTCTTCCCTGCATCTTACCGGAGGACCGTCCTCTCCAGAGTCTCCCTTCTCTCCAGGGCTGCCAGGTGTTCCTGCAGGTCCCCTCTCTCCTTGACGTCCTACAGCTCCATTCTCTCCTCGAATCCCAGCGGGACCCTGCTTTCCTGATGGGCCTATAGGTCCATCTGCCCCGACAacaccctgaaacacacacatgattttcCCTCAATCCAgttttggaaaaacaaatgtgactTAATGAATCCACCGCAGGAAGGAGATTGGTGATCATTTTTTGGTGTCGAACTCTCACATCAAATTTAGTGAGTGTATTGATTTTGTTAATTATACGTTCTGTAATGTAACCAATTAACTTACAAGAGCACCAGGTGGTCCAACTCCTCCAGGCAACCCAGGGAAACCGGGAGAGCCCTGAGAGAAGAAAACACTTCTAATAAGATGCACTTTCGTggtgataataataaattattgtaaatgtatatatacatattacaAAGCACTGTAGAGAATGCTGTTGACACACCTAACTAAATTTATAAGAACCTCTGTGAGGTTGTTATTTGGAGGCTTTGAACTCACCGATTGACCCTGTGTTCCTCGGCCACCTTTCAATCCAGTCACACCAGCAGgtccctgaaaacacacacaaatgacaagACAAATTAATTTGTGAACCAAGCGAACTGCTTTTAATGAGATGATATTGAATTTCTTCATGCAAGTGAGTTGTAATCAAGTAGTTTTTAATAGTGTAGTTCAATATAACCAATCTGCTTCAATATGTTTAAATAACCAGAGCATGTTGATCTACAACAAAACGTTACAGAAATCTGatcatttttggtgttttacaaTCTGTAGAAGCTTCAAAGATACCACTTATACACAAGATTACATGTCTCTTTATGTGCCAGACCTGTGTTCCTGGTTTTCCAGCCATCCCCTGTGGTCCAGGTgatcctccctctcctttcttgCCTGGCTCACCTGTTTCACCTTTAGTCCCAGGCTGGCCATCAGGACCCTTGGACAGAAACAGCaaatcactttgtttttaatcGAGCCGTTCTGTATGTGACTGCTTTTCTTTAGCTCTTCAGAGGCCACTTACAGAAGGTCCAGGGAAGCCGACAGGACCAGTCGGACCAAGTTCACCAGTAGACCCCTGTTgataacatcacacacacaaatacacactttaTCAAGCAGAAATGGAATCACCGCCGTTCAAACTAAACCAGATTTCTCCTCAATTTAATGTAAATTGCACTATAAAATATTCTCCTCACAGCAATTCCTCTTGTGCCTCGGCGTCCAGTAGGTCCTGGTGGGCCGGTTTCACCCTGAAATAGGAGTCAAATAATTCAAAGATCTTCAAACATGGATCAGGATTTAGGGTTTTGACAAATTAGTTTCGGGTTCACTACATATCTTCCTTaattttgtctgctgtttgaacATGACTGATCACATTTCCAGGTTTAGACTACAATTATGATTATGCTTATTATTATCATGCTATACTATTATGTTTAATTATGATTAAAATGATGCGTCTGAGCTCACCTTCTCTCCATTGGGTCCACCGGGACCAGTAGGTCCGACAGAACCAGTAAGTCccttttaatgaaataaaaagcatatattaaaatatgttaGAGAAAAGCAAATTCATTTGTAATATTGTCAGCCATTGATTTTACATTGGTTTAACACTGAATATGTGTTTCACCATAAACTGACATATCTGTTGATAGCACTCACCCGTGCACCATCAGCTCCTGCTTTACCCTCAGGTCCTTTCTCTCCAACAGAACCCTGTTAGAGGAAATTATGATATCAATAGCAGATATTTTACACCATTGAGGGGCACTAAGAGGTTTATCCGCCTCTTTGCACATGATCTAATTGTATTCTTTAACTTACTGAATCTCCCTTTGGGCCTGAGGATCCTGTTGTGCCTCTCTCCCCTGGCATTCCCTGAAGTCCTGGACCGCCTGGCTCTCCAACACTACCTGCGGGACCAGGGTTACcctaaaatgtgcaaaaaagtATCACAGTAAGGTTTTTAAGTCATAGGGTTATTTAACACATTCAAATATCACGTAGGGTTTTGGATCCTGAAGTCTCACTGTCATTGTGGTTACATTACCTTCGCCCCATCTGGTCCTGGTCCACCTGGACTACCTTTGGGTCCCTGCAGACCATTGGGCCCAgcttcacctctctctcctggAGGACCTCTTTCTCCCTGCAAGGACGAGCAGTGGATAAAGACATCCAGCAGGCGACTGATTTAAACTCACTGAATGAGTGAAGACACTCGGCTGTGGAAAGCTAAAGCTGAATAAAGCTGAGACGTGTAACCAACGATACAAATGCACTTACCCTTGAACCTGTAGATCCTGCAGCTCCAACTTCTCCGGCAAGACcctggaaaaaaacacattgtgctTCATGTAAAACTTCTGTGCACAGCGATGACACATAACTGTGCAATATATAGTTTGAGAGCTAAACGAGAAAGTTAATGTAGTGTGTAATTTTGTCATACCTCAACACCTGGTTTTCCTGACTCTCCAGGTGGGCCTGGCATTCCCGGCaaacccttaaaaacaccaaccCAGTTTTTATATACTACTTATAACATTAATACAATGGTAGCATTAATGCTAATGCAATGCTTATGatcaaaatgtgtatttttattattatggaATACAGTGTACCTGGAAGCCATGCAGTCCTTGTGGTCCCTGCTCCCCTCTCTTTCCTGCAGGACCCTAATGAAAGGAAAATATAGGAGTATGACTTGATGAAAATATTATTAGTGATGATGAGATTGTCTCCACTGAGTTAGATGCTTACAGCTGGGCCAGTTGGACCAGCGGCTCCCTGCTCGCCATCTTTTCCATTGGGCCCCTGGAGGACAGATACAGAATCAGAATATGTATCAGTACATTTGTAATGATGATTGGCAACTGATGTATGTATGAGGAATTATTTTATACGATGGTGAAAATAACTTGCCCTTTGACCTGGAGACCCTGCGCTGCCAGCCTCTCCAATCTTCCCAGCATCCCcctaaaaaacaacaagaaccCAACCACAGAAGTTATCATCTGCTGTGCTAGGAAGAATTGTTTGGTCCTATAATTTACTTCAACTCCAGTAACTTCACTTctatttaaaaggaaaatcagCCGTCTAAGCAAAATGCCtactctttcttcttctgcaagCATCACACAGTATGTGATTACATAGATGACAGTGGTACATTTGATAAGATAAAAGTCATACTGACAGCAAAGCCTTTTGGTCCGGGCAGGCCCATCGATCCAGCTGGACCACGGTTCCCAGCAGAACCAGCTGGGCCTTGTTTGCCATCATCTCCCACTGAGCCCTGGACAGACATAAAGAAATGTTAATCCATTACATGCTGTCTACCATACACTCTGTACTCTAAGCTAAACAACAATGTTTAACGCACC encodes:
- the LOC139223943 gene encoding collagen alpha-2(V) chain-like; translated protein: MGPSLLSRITVCLVITLAQVIAVTCQENTKKGSCAENGKVYSNNQIWSPETCRICVCDMGTVVCEDEVCEELSDCQTAVTPAGECCPVCSTAAPTLDSCTEDGKVYSNNQIWNPEPCRVCICDMGTVFCEDVVCEDVGDCKTTEIPEGECCPVCLVANTDTKTGLLVLFVISPSLKPSSSGSSADEQKGESCTVDEVVYQHNGIWKPEPCRVCVCDNGVAICDEVQCELLSNCEKVVTPEGECCPVCDTFASAGRTIEIMGFKAPWVLQELKATLDQEALKAGRDFRGLQDLTESPVYQEIQDSQDPQASPPTLGVQVVVREFQERLEIQDQWANRVTEDQMGRLEKLDLMENLDLQGARGFPGLPGHPGLKGHKGHAGLLGTRGESGAAGNKGKSGTSGAMGPAGPQGPAGMQGERGRAGPTGPVGKRGAAGHVGKPGPLGPIGIPGLPGFPGNPGMKGEAGPTGVRGSLGPQGPRGDGGHVGPTGPTGTQGAAGTDGAPGARGSSGLAGIQGPAGLLGPSGPPGPQGTTGAPGQKGQLGDVGVPGFKGEAGMKGERGDHGVPGPLGPMGEEGKRGPRGDAGSIGPAGPPGETGAPGNRGFPGADGLPGQKGAQGERGLSGPTGAKGLPGDPGRNGESGLTGARGLTGLIGAQGSEGKLGPMGSVGDDGKQGPAGSAGNRGPAGSMGLPGPKGFAGDAGKIGEAGSAGSPGQRGPNGKDGEQGAAGPTGPAGPAGKRGEQGPQGLHGFQGLPGMPGPPGESGKPGVEGLAGEVGAAGSTGSRGERGPPGERGEAGPNGLQGPKGSPGGPGPDGAKGNPGPAGSVGEPGGPGLQGMPGERGTTGSSGPKGDSGSVGEKGPEGKAGADGARGLTGSVGPTGPGGPNGEKGETGPPGPTGRRGTRGIAGSTGELGPTGPVGFPGPSGPDGQPGTKGETGEPGKKGEGGSPGPQGMAGKPGTQGPAGVTGLKGGRGTQGQSGSPGFPGLPGGVGPPGALGVVGADGPIGPSGKQGPAGIRGENGAVGRQGERGPAGTPGSPGEKGDSGEDGPPGPDGPPGPAGAAGQRGVVGQPGLRGERGMQGLPGPAGPPGKDGTSGVQGVAGPAGGVGLPGATGPRGDAGPEGIAGAEGSPGKDGLVGERGDRGNPGSEGLAGSQGSPGTEGPVGLTGGPGQQGDNGAKGSAGPPGQPGVRGKAGPQGPQGEKGVPGDQGERGQKGHRGFTGLHGLPGTTGATGEPGAIGIVGPAGQRGPPGVVGPSGKEGNIGQPGPMGAPGSRGSSGDIGAQGPHGEPGPPGPPGPPGPPTAAVENLFVASYDYEGNGGVPEAVEFVEDDVAVDPPPLPEINKDEALPNKNEAVLRADTGVHASLKTLSGHLQNLRSPDGSKMNPAKTCQDIKQCYPQKMSGEYWLDPNQGSTKDAIRVFCNMESGETCISANPANIPNKAWWTKSSPSPNKPIWFGADMNSGTRFGYGNKEEQPNAVAVQLKLLQLLSKESHQNITYHCRNSMAYKDSKSSNLKKALVLRGFNGQELRAQGNNRLRYTVIEDGCSKSNGDWSKTVIEYRTQTAARLPVVDLAPMDIGKADQEFGLDIGPVCFS